In Macadamia integrifolia cultivar HAES 741 chromosome 1, SCU_Mint_v3, whole genome shotgun sequence, a single window of DNA contains:
- the LOC122078178 gene encoding uncharacterized protein LOC122078178 yields the protein MSKEMVTYSCNSVTPKPESESRSCIKEAKEEDGGTRRRRKRRKKVRWRKKKKIVNGPWLVQHLKSWILHLGDRLSWNDCHRVWRELNQPADHDVDRACKRRGLRVPTNQPANPNVGPPSQLKTRDYIHVNSTREQ from the exons ATGTCGAAGGAGATGGTGACCTACAGCTGTAACTCTGTAACTCCAAAACCAG aatcAGAGTCTAGAAGCTGCATCAAGGAggccaaggaagaagatggaggaacAAGacggagaagaaaaagaaggaagaaagtaaggtggaggaagaagaagaagattgtgaACGGCCCATGGTTAGTCCAGCATTTGAAAAGCTGGATATTGCATTTGGGAGATAGACTATCCTGGAATGACTGTCATCGCGTTTGGAGAGAGCTTAATCAGCCAGCAGACCATGATGTAGATCGAGCCTGCAAAAGAAGGGGGCTGCGGGTTCCAACAAACCAGCCAGCCAACCCCAATGTTGGCCCACCAAGCCAACTCAAAACCAGAGATTAcattcacgtgaacagtacccgtgaacagtaa